A genomic stretch from Pieris brassicae chromosome 9, ilPieBrab1.1, whole genome shotgun sequence includes:
- the LOC123714269 gene encoding BSD domain-containing protein 1-like, whose protein sequence is MAETNSQNPSNATTPTTEDRSSGNWWDSWLTSAKSKSAEVYTMVKKDLAEIGTAVKSEASHVFNSTSTAIGETWKMAVPEPQTNAMKKSISSFIGQVSTVLNPEPDDEDDTEVILSSGDTTMLSTYKKELESLQRVDATYIVPPDRLHFTAWRESLETDDVISPVAAVKRLNNSPILKTQYEKLVPDACSHDEFWERYLFRVALLQDRLAAMSRKVPADLTTDDPVLAHLPQEITPIQTSPKKVLSGLTETPDVDNVVAWEDEDFANDVELTEEQQILLLEEYEREITSKKQKQTKDVANNNAETPVKVATLKNKSPNKTKSDECGNLVEDYFGDKEVKDDASANSDESWEKEFEIEEPVTQKA, encoded by the exons TCCGCAGAAGTGTATACAATGGTGAAGAAAGACTTGGCTGAGATTGGAACAGCTGTCAAAAGCGAGGCAAGCCATGTCTTCAATTCAACATCAACGGCTATAGGAGAGACTTGGaag aTGGCTGTACCCGAACCACAAACAAATGCTATGAAGAAAAGTATCAGTAGCTTTATAG gtcaaGTAAGCACTGTTTTGAACCCTGAGCCTGATGATGAAGACGACACCGAAGTCATTCTCTCATCCGGTGACACGACCATGCTTTCTACTTATAAG aaaGAACTGGAATCCCTCCAACGGGTTGACGCGACATACATAGTACCTCCAGACAGGCTTCATTTCACAGCCTGGAGAGAGAGCTTAGAGACCGATGACGTCATCTCTCCCGTTGCAGCCGTCAAGAGACTTAACAACAGTCCCATACTCAAGACCCAGTATGAGAAATTGGTCCCCGACGCCTGCTCACATGATGAGTTTTGGGAGAg GTATCTATTCCGAGTGGCGTTACTCCAAGACCGTCTGGCTGCCATGTCTCGCAAAGTACCCGCAGATCTGACAACTGACGATCCGGTACTGGCTCATTTGCCGCAAGAAATCACACCTATACAGAC gAGTCCAAAAAAAGTTCTCTCTGGTTTAACCGAAACCCCTGACGTAGACAATGTTGTCGCCTGGGAAGATG AAGATTTCGCTAATGACGTCGAGCTGACAGAGGAGCAGCAAATTTTACTTCTAGAGGAATACGAAAGGGAAATAACATCGAAAAAACAGAAGCAAACTAAAGATGTTGCCAATAACAACGCAGAGACGCCCGTAAAAGTTGCcacacttaaaaataaatccccGAATAAAACTAAGTCCGACGAATGTGGGAATTTAGTTGAAGACTACTTTGGTGATAAGGAAGTGAAAGATGATGCAAGCGCTAATTCAGATGAGAGTTGGGAAAAAGAGTTTGAAATCGAAGAACCGGTGACCCAAAAGGCCTGA